The Halomonas sp. 'Soap Lake #6' genomic sequence GCCAGCGCAACAGCTTGGCACTCAGCCACCCGCCACCCAGACCAATCGCCAAACCAATACCAAATTGAGCAATAAAGAAAAGCAGCGTTTCAGTGGGCCCACCAATATCCCCCACCAATAGTTCAACTAGCATCAGAGTTAGGAAAATTGCCATCGGGTCATTGGTGCCCGATTCAATTTCCAGAGTAGCCCCAACCCGCTCGTTCAAGTTAACACCGCGCCCGCTAAGCATTGAAAACACTGCCGCTGCATCGGTAGAGCCTACAATGGCACCGACCAAAAGGCCTTGAATCAGTGTTAAATCAAACACCCACATAGCAATAATGCCAACGATGGCACTGGTGATAAACACGCCAAAGGTGGCTAGAGAAAGTGCAGGCCTGAAACCTACCCGAAAAGTTTTTAAACGGGTGCGCAAACCGCCATCTAACAAAATCATGGCTAATGCCAAGTGGCCAATCGTAAAGGCCATAGAGTAGTCATCAAACACGACACCAAGCACGCCTTCCTCGCCAGCCAACATGCCCAGACCAAGGAAGATAAGCAGTAACGGAACACCGACCATTGATGAAAGGCGGCTCGCTAAAATACTGAGCGCCATGAGTGAACCGCCAACTAAAAAAAACGTATAAATTGTGTCCATGTGTCTCCGTCTCTACATCATTACTGCTCTATTATTGCATGCCATTGTTGAATTTACTGTGTTCATCTTGCTTGCTTGATTCACTAAGGGGCTAGTCAGACGCTTGACCACACGGCTACACTCCGCCGTCACGATGTCTGGAGCTCTTATTTATGTTGCATCCGTTTTCCCGCCCATGGCTAGTTGCGTTGTCACTCGCACCACTAGCATCAATCTTGTTGTTATTATTTTCAAATTCAATCGCTTACGCAAACAAAGAAACCACTGTCAGCACTGAAGAACTACGTCTTGAAAGCGAAGTAAAGGTTCCTGAAGGATTATGGTCACCCTTGCCAGATCTGGTAGAGGAAGATGAGGTTGAAGAAGAGGCCCCGACAATGGCCCTCACACCACCTCCACCTCTAGATCCACCTCCTTTAAAACAACTAACGCTAATGCTTGATTGGTACCTAAGCCCACAGCATGCAGCCTTAATTGTTGCCCATGAGCGAGGACTATTTGCCGCACAGGGGCTCGAGGTTGAACTGCAAACGCCTGCCGATCCCTCGATTGCCATTAAACTGTTAGCCGCTGGGGAAGTCGATCTTGCGTTAGCACGCCAGCCCCTACTTCATCTACATGCACATGATGGAGCTCCAATTGCTCGTATCGGTACTCTATTTGAAACGCCTTTAACTGCTGTCATTGTGGCGGGTAACCAATATGAAGATAACCAAGCGTATCTTGCAGGCCTGCATTACGGCTTTTCTACTCGTGAAGGGCGTGATGCTGTGCTAGCGCACCTACTGCCCCGCTCCATACAGCAAATCGATGACTTTTCGCCGCCTGAAAACGTACGCTTTTCTTCCGCGACCGCGCTAAGAGATGGCAGTGTCGATGCCATTGCAGATGGCTTCTATCACTACTTACCCCCGCAGCTTGCAACAGAAGGTATTGCAACGCATGTTATTCAATACCACGAGCTCAAGATTCCCCGCCATGACGGGCTGATTGTACTCGCCAATAGCGATTCAATGGTTCGCCGCGCGCCCACATGGTCAAGGTTTTTGATTGCATTAGAAGAGGCTAGCCATTGGATAATCGATAACCCAGATGCTGCCTGGACACTATTAGCTACAACTCATCCAGTCCTAGACAACGCCATCAATGCCACTGCATGGGAAGACCTGCTAAGACGTATGACATTGAGTCCTGCAGCGCTTGATACAAGGCGCTATACGACATTTGAAAACTATTTATTACAGGCTGATCTTATTGATGCCAAGCTGCCAACTTCGCGCTTAGCGATCGACCCACATTCGATGCTGCGTTGACAATAGCAGCCACATGCACAGGAGCCCGATGAGCGACGCACCACTAATCTTCATTGATGTCGAGACAACCGGCACGCGTGCTACCCGTGACTGCATCACTGAAATAACAAACAACTTGCAGGATTACCGTCAGTACATTTGCGAAGCTCAACAGCTGTGCCCGCAAGTGCCTGGCTTGGAAAAGGGGAATGGCCGCTACTTTGCATATCAGTTGGGTAAGCACAAAGGGGCTTACTGCGGTAAAGAGCCTCTAGCAGATCATACAAAACGAACCCAAGAAGCGATGGAAAAACTTCAGATCGGTACACTTCAGATCGACACATGGCAGTGACCCGAGCACATAGTGATTCGAGAAAAACACCAGAGCTCCCACAGAACTTCCTATCACATAGTGGATCACTGGTGTTTCTTCAGGCAGCGCCATCAAACGGCACGCGGCGAAAAAGCTTCAGAGCACGGCACCTCAGTTTGATGTCGACCGTATTCTTAACCGATTTCTACGCCATACACAGCGGCATCAGCTAACAATCACCACCTAAAAGCAATTGCCTCACGCCTAAACGACCGGTAACAGCTACGACTGCGCCGCGATAAAAGTCTCAACCGCTTGTTGAAACGCCTCAGGCTGGTCTGCATGCAACCAATGACCTGCTTGCTTAAGGGTTACCACCCTTGCCTTAGGCAACATCTCCCGCAACGCAGGCAGCATATGGTCGCCCACATAGTGAGAATCGGAGCCACGAAGCACCAGAGTTGGGCCATCGAAGGGGCGGTCTCCATCTGGCACTCCAATAATAGCGTCGTAGCCACGCTTAATCTCATCCAAGCCAACCCGAACGCTCATTACCCCTTGCTCGTTGCGCACTAGGTTAGTAGCAAGAAATAACCTCGTTGGCCGTGAATCAACATGCTCTGCAAGCAGGGCATCTGCTTCGCGACGGTTGGTAGGCGCACCTTCTTTTACCCGTTCCAACGCGGCAAACACATCATCATGGCCATGCTGATAAGCGACCGGCGCAATATCAGCAACGATTAGTGAAGCGCAGCGCTCAGGCGCCAAACGAGCAAGCGTAATGGCTACTTTTCCACCCATGGAGTGCCCAAGAATATGCGCACGATCGATAGACAATTTATCCAACACCGCCAACACATCCTCACTCATGGCAGAGTAGCGCATACCTTCTGCATGGGGTGAGCGCCCATGATTGCGTAAATCAACGGCAATCACTCGCCGGCTACGCTGCCATACTTTAAGATGCGAGCGCCAGTTATCAGCACTGCCTAACAATCCATGAATAACCACTAACGGCAACTGCTCATGACCATCTTGCTCGGCAGGCAAGTCAATGGCATGAAGTTCGACGACAGCAAGTTCGGTCATGTAGGCTCCTTCGCCACTATGCAGTTCTAGGGGGCATGTCAACTTGGCCTGTCCACACTACCAAGCGACGCGTTAACCAAGCTAATAGCAAACCGTATAAGGGCAAGAAGAATAGTAGGCTAATGGCAAGCTTAATGGCGTAATCAACCACCGCAATCTCAACCCAATGGTTCGCCATGAAAGGATCAGGACTGTTATAAAATGCTGCAAAGAAAAATGCGAAGGTATCCGCTAAATTTCCTAAGATCGTCGAACACACAGGTGCTACCCACCAAGCCCATTGGCGTAAACGGTCAAATACCTGCACATCCAGTAATTGCCCTATGACATAGGCCAGAAAGCTAGCTAGCGCGATACGAGCAACAAACAGGTTCCATTCACCTAAAGCATCCAGGCCAGCAAAACTACCACGAGGAAAAACTACCGACACAACATAAGACACGACCAGTGCAGGCAGCATGACACGCAGAATGATGCTACGGGCAGGGCCTTTGCCAAACAATCGCACCGTCAAGTCAGTGGCTAGAAAAATAAACGGAAAGCTGAACGCTCCCCAGGTAGTATGAAACCCAAACATCGTAAACGGCAGCTGAACCAAATAGTTACTAGCGGCGATAATGCCAATATGGAAAGCAACCATTACCAATAGGCAACGGCGGTGCTGTGTATCGGTCAATGCAAACATGTAGGCTGGCCTTTTTTTAATGTCAGGAGGGGTTAGGGAACCCTCTAAAAAGCGTGTTTAACGCTACCGGGCGCGCATTATACGCTTTCCGATAAGTAATAAAAGGCAAGGTAATAAAAGCCGCCCAGAGAATCAGACGGCTTTGGGAAAGATCTTGCTCAATAGACTCAGAGGTCTAACGGTTTAGCTCGTTCCGCAGCACCCACTGAGCGCTCGCACATAGCGACATGAACGTCCTCCAGGCTAGTGGGGTCATCAATCGTCGAAGGTATGCCAAACGGTTTACCATCTGCAATATTGCGCAATAGCTTACGCAATATTTTACCAGAGCGCGTTTTAGGTAATCGATTAACCACTAACACCTGCTTAAAGCACGCAATTGGCCCAATACGTTCACGTACTAAACTAATTAGCTCGGCTTCAAGCTTAGCCTCATCACCATCAAAGCCATCCTTGGGGATCACCAAGCCAATGGGCAACTGCCCTTTTAGATCATCGTGAATACCAATCACCGCGCATTCTGCAACGGCTGAGTGCCCTCCTACAACCTCTTCCATTTCACCAGTCGATAGGCGATGTCCAGCGACATTGATCACATCATCGGTTCTTCCCATGATGAACAAATAGCCATCTTCATCGAAGTAGCCGCCATCACCGGTTAAGTAATAGCCTGGAAAGGCTGCCATGTAAGCGCTATGAAAGCGTTGTGGGTCACGCCATATACCGGTTAAACAGCCTGGTGGTAGTGGCTGTTTAATCACCACACTCCCCTGCTGCATGGGTGCAGCCCGATCACCATCACGGTCTAATATTTGTACATTAAAGCCCGGCACTGGATACGTAGCAGAGCCTGCTTTGGTTGGTACTGCCTCAACGCCTGGTAGGTTAGCCGCAATAGGCCAACCTGTTTCGGTTTGCCACCAGTGGTCGATAACAGGCACATCTAGTAGATCATCTAGCCAATGAAAGGTTGGTGGATCTAAACGCTCGCCAGCCACATAGAGATGTTCAAGGCTACTGATATCGTAGTTGCCTAGCAGCTTAGCATCAGGGTCCTCTTTTTTAATCGCCCGAAATGCCGTCGGTGCAGTGAAAAAGCTCTTCACTTTATACTCATCAATTATCCGCCAGAAACTCCCAGCATCCGGCGTTTTTACCGGTTTCCCCTCATAAACAATGGTGGTGCAACCGCGAAGCAAAGGCGCATAAACAATATAAGAGTGGCCTACTACCCAACCTACGTCAGAGGCAGTAAACATCACATCGCCTGGCTCCAGTGCATAGATAGCTTCCATGGAGTAAGCCAGAGCGACGGCGTAGCCGCCGGTATCGCGCACTACCCCTTTGGGCTTGCCAGTAGTTCCAGAAGTATAGAGCACATACAGTGGGTCTGTTGCCTTAACGGACACGCAGTCCGCAAAAGGAGCACTTGCCACTAGTTCAGCCCAGTCGTAATCGCCCTCTAATAGTTCTGCGTGGAGCGCTTCACGCTGAAAAACAACACAAGCATCAGGTTTGAAACTACTCAGAGTGATAGCTTGCTCAATAATTGGCTTATAGGGCAGCACCTTATCAACTTCGACCCCACAAGATGCTGCAACAATGACCTTTGGCTCTGCATCTTCGATACGGATGGCTAATTCATGGGGTGCAAAGCCACCAAAAACCACAGAATGCACAGCACCTAAGCGAGCACAGGCATACATGGCAACCAAAGCTTCCGGCACCATAGGCATGTAGATAACCACCCGATCACCTTTGGTAACGCCTAAGCTTGCAAGTCCACCGGCAAATTTGGCTACGCGGTCGCGCAACTCATGATAAGTAATCGTCTGCTTTGACTGAGTAACGGGAGAATCCCAAAAAATAGCGGGTTGGCCGCCCCGTCCTTGCTCAACGTGATAATCAATAGCGGCATAACAAATATTCAGCTCGCCGTCACCAAACCAGCAAGCGTGCTGTTGATCATCATAAGAGAGCGTGGTCGCTGGTGGTGTGTACCATGGCAGCCGTTTTGCCTGCTCTGCCCAGAAAGTTTCGGGATGCTCCACCGACTGCTGATAAGTACGCTGATAGAGGGTCATAGTGGCTTTGCCTTGATTTTGTCAACGAAATGAATCCAATTGTTGACACTTTATAAAGTTAATCGCATTACCACCCTCATACTATGGGATACATCGCGACTAAAGCCGTATAAAACACCCAAGGTTGTCGACAACCAAAGGCAGTATTACCATTGATTAACCGTTAAACTTGCGTTTGGACAAAACACGCTAAATTACTGATCATTGAATCAACAAGTCCTCGCGACGCGACGATGCCTAAACAACCATAACAACGCTGTTTTTATCAGTGTAGGCAAGGAGATACTTATGTTTGCTTCCCCAAGCGCCGCTACACGCCTGCTAGAAGATAACTGCCAAGCAATCGAGACTGGCACTAACTTGCTTAAAGCACTCGCTAACGAAAAGCGCCTACAGATCCTCTGTTTGCTAGCAGAGAAGGAGCTGTCAGTTACCCAGATTAATCAGCAGCTAGCACTTAGCCAATCTGCACTCTCACAGCACCTGGCGATTCTGCGTCGAGATCAATTGGTTAACACACGCAGGGAGTCACAAACTATTTTCTACTCCCTTAAAAGCGATAGCGCCAAGGCGATCATCGATACCTTGGCGCATTACTACGCGGCTTAAACTGGCAAACGACTCTTTGTAAGCGTAAGCATAACGTGCACAAGGCTTGTGCTTAGCGGCGCTGCCAACCGGCGGCATCGACTAGGCCCAACCCTTTTACAATGGCTTGCTCGACCCCTGTCGATATTGCCAAACCAACTTTACGGCTTATCGACTTAGGAGGTTCTAGCTTCACGTGATAGACATCGGCTTCGGCCATACGCTCAACCAAATACGCCTCGCTAGTGCCGACACTATCTACCAGTTGCTGCTCAAGGGCCTCACTGCCATACCAGATTTCACCGGTTGCTAGCTTGTCGATATCCATGTCGGGGCGATGTTGGGAAACGTAGTTTTTGAATAATTGATGAGTGTTTTCCAGGTCATCAATAAATTTCTCACGCCCCTCTTGGGTATTCTCGCCTAAAACAGTCAAGGTGCGCTTATATTTACCCGCGGTGAGAAGTTCAACATCAATGTCATGGCGTTTAAGTAGGCGATGTATGTTGGGAACTTGTGCAACAACGCCAATAGAGCCAATCACCGCAAACGGTGCTGCTTTGATATGGTTAGCGGTACAGGCCATCATGTAACCGCCGCTCGCGGCAACCTTATCGATGCAGACGGTTGTTGTTAACCCTGCCACACGAAGCCGATCTAGTTGAGCTGCGGCGAGTCCATAGGCATGTACTAGCCCTCCCGCGGACTCTAAGCGAACAATTACTTCATCTTCAGTGCTGGCTACTTCGATAATTGCAGACACTTCCTGGGCAAACTGCTCTGTTTGGGATGCTTTTAAATCACCGTGAAAGTCTAGAACCCATACTTTTGAAGCATGTTGGTGCTCACTTTTGCCTTCTTTGGCGGCTTTGTGTTTTGCCTTCTCTTCTTGTCGAAAGGTTTTGATTAACTTTTTACGCGCTCCCTGCTCCGTAGTGTTTACACGCAATCGGCGTCCTCGTGCACGCCGCTGGTCATTTAGCGACTCGATGCGCAACTTGAGGCTATCATCGTTAGATTCCTTGCTACGCATCACAAGCAACAAAGCAATCCCCACCAGCGCCACTACAGCAGCTGTCTGGATTAGGAATGTCCCCATCTCTACAAGCCACTCACTCATAAGCACTCTCCACCATTATGTTTAAACGTTACGATCTTTCACTTAGATCATTTACTTTTCTGCGCGTATGATCATCTACGCTTGCAGCTCTATCAATGGGCACCCCAGACTCATAACATCATAGCCACGACGCTTGATTAAAACGATTGTTTGAAATAGTCTCATGGGTAACGTGCTGATTCCTCAGTGCCTGCACTCTTAATTCACCTATAAGCAATTAGGAATTTTTATTATGTCATCGAATACGCTTGAAAAGTTACAAGCCCGTTTCAACTCAGAAGCAGCAAAAGGCATGGATGAAGTGTTTCAATTCCATTTCACTGATGCAGGCAGCCACTACTTGAATATTCAAGACGGTACCCTCGACGCTCAAGAGGGCGAACACGATGATCCTTCCGTTAGTTTGACGATGAGTACCGAGACCCTAAAAGGCATCATGAGTGGCGACGTTAATGGCATGACTGCCTTCATGACTGGAAAATTGAAGGCAACAGGTAATGTCATGCTGGCTACCAAGCTCACCACCCTATTCCCGAGTAAGTAACCCCCCTGGGAATAGAGTAGGTAACGGTAATTGGGTTGTTAATTACGCCAACGTGCCAAGTGAGTCTCAATGAGCTCACGCGAGATAGAGTAAGGCGGCGGCAGCGCGGGTAGCTGTCGCGGCGAAAACCACGCGGCATCACTAATCTCGACTCCATCAATGTGAATACGCCGCGTGGTTGCTTCAGCAAAAAAGCCAAACATTAGTGAGTGCGGAAATGGCCACGCCTGGCTTTGATGGTAACGAAGCTGGTCAACGTGCACCCCTACCTCTTCAAACACCTCCCGATGCACGGCCTCCTCAGCAGACTCTCCAGGCTCAATAAACCCCGCAAGCGTTGAATACCGCCCTGGTGGAAAACGAGGACTACGCGCTAGCAACATCGCTTCGCCGCAGGTTACCAAGGTAATGATACAAGGTGAAATACGCGGGTAATTGCGATGCCCACAGGCATGGCAATGCATGGCAAATTCAGCCTCAAGCTTAGTCGCTTTTTCTCCGCAGCGGCCACAGAAACGATGATTTTCCAACCAAGCACCGACCTGCAACGCCGTAGAAAGCAGGCTAAACCATGATGCGGGTAAATCCCCGAGCCATTGTCGGCCGTCGATCCAACCATCCCCCGGAGTGTTTTCAACCAGCAGTGCTACCGGCTCATCGTGCCAATAGCATAACGGCTGCATCTCCTCACTCCAGGGCTGTGCAGGCTGCAAGGGGGTCAGCTCACCGCCAGCCAATAAGGGCGCAGGAGCCAAGTGACTACGGGAGACACGGATAACACGTCCTTCACGCGCATGGTAGGGAATTTCACGTCTAAGCATCGGCGCGGAGTTCCTCAAACCAGCGTAGCTTATGCGCTTGGCATTTAGCTTGATGCGCAGCGTGTTCGTCGACAGTGGGGCGAATAACCCGTAACTGCCCTGGGCTAAGTGACAGCCGCTCAACAGATAGCCCCTGGCTTGCCTGGCGCTCTTGCTGCTTATTGGAAGCCTCAGCATCTAGCGTTAGTGCTGTTTGGCCTCCCGTCATCGCCAAGTAAACGTCTGCCAGAATCTCAGCATCTAGCAAAGCACCGTGTAATACGCGGTGCCCATTGTCTATATCATATCGCTTACATAGTGCATCTAAGTTATTACGCTGGCCGGGGTGCATCTCCCTGGCCATGACCAACGTGTCAAGAATACGGCAATGCTCTCGCACAGGGCCTAGCACCGGCGCTTTGCGCCGCTGGTTGAGCATCGTTAGCTCATGATCAATGAACCCAACATCGAAGGGAGCGTTGTGAATGACTAGCTCAGCACCTTCGATAAATGCCCAAAAAGCGTCTGCAATTTCTGCAAATACTGGTTCATTAGCCACTTTTGCATCATCAATACCATGAACCGCGACGACTTCAGCGTCGATATGCCGCTCAGGGTTAATGTATTGATGATAGGAGCGGCCGGTAAACCGCCGATTAATCATTTCAACAGCACCAATTTCCACCAATCGGTGACCATCTTTTGGGTCAATACCGGTAGTTTCAGTATCTAAAATCACTTGGCGCATGTGGTGCTCCTCTGATGCTCATCAATGGCTTCATTCGCTAAGGCATCTGCTCGCTCGTTTCCAGGGTGACCGCTATGCCCTTTTACCCAGTGCCAATCTACGTTGTGCCGCTGGGTCTCCTCATGCAGAGTTTTCCAAAGCTCAGCATTTTTTACCGACTGTTTCGCCGCTGTTTTCCAACCGCGCTTGATCCAGTTGTGGATCCACTGAGTGATCCCCTGCCGAACGTATTGAGAGTCCGTCCAGAGGGATACTTCGCAGGGTTTATTTAGTGTTCGCAGCGCCATAATGGCGGCCATTAACTCCATACGGTTATTTGTTGTCTCAGCTTCATAGCCTTTCAATGTCTTCTCATGCTGACCACTTGAGAGCACGACCCCCCAGCCACCCGGACCTGGATTTCCTCGGCACGCCCCATCGGTATAAATTGTCACCCGGGGCAGCCCTTCGGCTGCTTGCTTACTCACGCTCTCTATCCTTTTTCAGACGACCTTGGTTTGAAGAGTGGCAGTGCGCTGAAGCACCGTTACGTGTCGCCCCAAGCGAGGAGGCAGAAATCGGAGCACGCAGCCCAAATTTAACTCGCTCGATGGGGGCATGACGCTCGCGACGCTGCGCTTGAATCATGTAGCTTTCGCCCAAAGGGAGGTTATGCCGTCGGCCCCAAGCCTCCCAGCGTTCGCCACAAGTAGCGCTCATTGGACCACGAAAGCAGCAGTAGTCTACGCGCTCTACCTTAAAGTCGACAAATGCCAGCCAATCCCGCAGCCGATTAGCAGTGTGCCATTGCCCATTCCAAGGAAACTGCGACCGTTTTTTACGCCAGCGTTGGACCAAACCACCAAGGCCAACTGGGTTAAAACCAAATAGAACCAATACACCGTTATCAGCCGTCACTCGCGCTGCTTCTTGAAGTGTAAAATGGGCATCAGGCAGGTGCTCTAACCAATGATGCACAACTACCGTATCCATGCAGCGGTCAGGCAGGGCTAACTGATCCGGTGGACATATAAGTGTTGACGTTGACTCAGCCAGTGAACGAACAGGCGCCCAGCGAACCACATGGGGTATAGCTGACATTGTCATCAATGCTGGTCCCATGCTCATCTCTAAGCTATGCCCGCCTTTACGCCCTTCCACCACAGGACCAAGACAAGCACGCTGCACATCCCAAAGCGAACGGCCGGCCTCAGTTTGCCAATACGCCTCGCTTTGAGCCATCTGCTTTGCCAGCATGAGTGCCATCGACGAATTTGACATGAACAGCGCTTACCTCCACAGTATTGACCTTTTAACGTCTTTAATATGCTGTTTTAGGCATCATAAAACCCTAAATAGCGCTTACCCATTAACTCTGACTGTAACCACTTATACGAACTTCAAAGGATCTCGCCCATGATGAGCGTGACACCGATTCCTGCCCTTAGCGATAACTATATTTGGCTAATAAGACAAGATACCAGTCAAAGCGTTTGCGTGGTGGATCCTGGTGAAGCGGCACCTGTCATCGAGCGTCTTGAGCGTGAGTCTTTGCAGTTGGAAACCATTTTGGTTACTCACCACCATCATGATCATACTGGTGGGCTGCATGAGTTGATTAAACGCTACTCACCCCGTGTTGTGGGTCCTGCAAACTCATCAATTGAAGGTGTTAACGAGCCGGTTAGTGATGGCGACGAAGTAAGGGTCTTAGGGCGCTTATTTGAAGTAATAGCGACGCCTGGCCACACCTTAGACCACCTCAGCTATTTCACCCCGGGTATTCCTGCTCTGCTTTTCTGTGGTGACACACTATTTTGTGCCGGTTGCGGCCGTCTGTTTGAAGGGTCACCAGCACAAATGTTCGCTTCACTGAAAAGGTTTATGGAACTCCCTGCGGATACACTGGTCTTTGCAGCCCATGAGTATACGCTGGCCAATCTGCTATTTGCTCGTACTGCAGACCCAAGCAATGAAGACATTAAACACGCCTTGCAGGAGTGTGAGAAGGCGCGCGCCTTAGATAGGCCCACTTTACCCAGCACGATAGGACGCGAGCTGAAAATTAACCCTTATCTGCGTGTGGATACTGACAGTGTGCGCCAAGCGGCAGGCACTCAGGGCTCTAATGACGATGATCTCGCAACGTTCACCACTCTGCGCGAGTGGAAGAACCGTTTTTAAGTAAGCTATCGAAAAGAAACGAACCGACTATGACGTATCGAACGATTCGCCAGCGCTTACTATTAAGCGCTGGCAGTACTGTAATAATGGGCCTTCTGATGGCTGCAGCAGCAAGCTCTCAGGCATCTGCAACTAACTATAGCAGCAATTACCCGTCAGCCACTCCAGCCCTATCAGCGGCAGACACTCACATTTCGGCACGCCCCTCCACCTTTTATACCCATTTTTGGGAATCGCTGGTGCTAGAGCCACGAGACGCCTGGAGCGCCCTACGCGCAAACTTCCAGTGGCAAGATAAACAGCTCTCTCCTGAGGCACAGGCCAGAGTGGATAAAT encodes the following:
- a CDS encoding ABC transporter substrate-binding protein; the protein is MLHPFSRPWLVALSLAPLASILLLLFSNSIAYANKETTVSTEELRLESEVKVPEGLWSPLPDLVEEDEVEEEAPTMALTPPPPLDPPPLKQLTLMLDWYLSPQHAALIVAHERGLFAAQGLEVELQTPADPSIAIKLLAAGEVDLALARQPLLHLHAHDGAPIARIGTLFETPLTAVIVAGNQYEDNQAYLAGLHYGFSTREGRDAVLAHLLPRSIQQIDDFSPPENVRFSSATALRDGSVDAIADGFYHYLPPQLATEGIATHVIQYHELKIPRHDGLIVLANSDSMVRRAPTWSRFLIALEEASHWIIDNPDAAWTLLATTHPVLDNAINATAWEDLLRRMTLSPAALDTRRYTTFENYLLQADLIDAKLPTSRLAIDPHSMLR
- a CDS encoding alpha/beta fold hydrolase — translated: MTELAVVELHAIDLPAEQDGHEQLPLVVIHGLLGSADNWRSHLKVWQRSRRVIAVDLRNHGRSPHAEGMRYSAMSEDVLAVLDKLSIDRAHILGHSMGGKVAITLARLAPERCASLIVADIAPVAYQHGHDDVFAALERVKEGAPTNRREADALLAEHVDSRPTRLFLATNLVRNEQGVMSVRVGLDEIKRGYDAIIGVPDGDRPFDGPTLVLRGSDSHYVGDHMLPALREMLPKARVVTLKQAGHWLHADQPEAFQQAVETFIAAQS
- a CDS encoding 7-cyano-7-deazaguanine/7-aminomethyl-7-deazaguanine transporter, which encodes MFALTDTQHRRCLLVMVAFHIGIIAASNYLVQLPFTMFGFHTTWGAFSFPFIFLATDLTVRLFGKGPARSIILRVMLPALVVSYVVSVVFPRGSFAGLDALGEWNLFVARIALASFLAYVIGQLLDVQVFDRLRQWAWWVAPVCSTILGNLADTFAFFFAAFYNSPDPFMANHWVEIAVVDYAIKLAISLLFFLPLYGLLLAWLTRRLVVWTGQVDMPPRTA
- a CDS encoding propionyl-CoA synthetase, giving the protein MTLYQRTYQQSVEHPETFWAEQAKRLPWYTPPATTLSYDDQQHACWFGDGELNICYAAIDYHVEQGRGGQPAIFWDSPVTQSKQTITYHELRDRVAKFAGGLASLGVTKGDRVVIYMPMVPEALVAMYACARLGAVHSVVFGGFAPHELAIRIEDAEPKVIVAASCGVEVDKVLPYKPIIEQAITLSSFKPDACVVFQREALHAELLEGDYDWAELVASAPFADCVSVKATDPLYVLYTSGTTGKPKGVVRDTGGYAVALAYSMEAIYALEPGDVMFTASDVGWVVGHSYIVYAPLLRGCTTIVYEGKPVKTPDAGSFWRIIDEYKVKSFFTAPTAFRAIKKEDPDAKLLGNYDISSLEHLYVAGERLDPPTFHWLDDLLDVPVIDHWWQTETGWPIAANLPGVEAVPTKAGSATYPVPGFNVQILDRDGDRAAPMQQGSVVIKQPLPPGCLTGIWRDPQRFHSAYMAAFPGYYLTGDGGYFDEDGYLFIMGRTDDVINVAGHRLSTGEMEEVVGGHSAVAECAVIGIHDDLKGQLPIGLVIPKDGFDGDEAKLEAELISLVRERIGPIACFKQVLVVNRLPKTRSGKILRKLLRNIADGKPFGIPSTIDDPTSLEDVHVAMCERSVGAAERAKPLDL
- a CDS encoding ArsR/SmtB family transcription factor, with the protein product MFASPSAATRLLEDNCQAIETGTNLLKALANEKRLQILCLLAEKELSVTQINQQLALSQSALSQHLAILRRDQLVNTRRESQTIFYSLKSDSAKAIIDTLAHYYAA
- the sohB gene encoding protease SohB; the protein is MSEWLVEMGTFLIQTAAVVALVGIALLLVMRSKESNDDSLKLRIESLNDQRRARGRRLRVNTTEQGARKKLIKTFRQEEKAKHKAAKEGKSEHQHASKVWVLDFHGDLKASQTEQFAQEVSAIIEVASTEDEVIVRLESAGGLVHAYGLAAAQLDRLRVAGLTTTVCIDKVAASGGYMMACTANHIKAAPFAVIGSIGVVAQVPNIHRLLKRHDIDVELLTAGKYKRTLTVLGENTQEGREKFIDDLENTHQLFKNYVSQHRPDMDIDKLATGEIWYGSEALEQQLVDSVGTSEAYLVERMAEADVYHVKLEPPKSISRKVGLAISTGVEQAIVKGLGLVDAAGWQRR
- a CDS encoding SCP2 sterol-binding domain-containing protein — protein: MSSNTLEKLQARFNSEAAKGMDEVFQFHFTDAGSHYLNIQDGTLDAQEGEHDDPSVSLTMSTETLKGIMSGDVNGMTAFMTGKLKATGNVMLATKLTTLFPSK
- the nudC gene encoding NAD(+) diphosphatase encodes the protein MLRREIPYHAREGRVIRVSRSHLAPAPLLAGGELTPLQPAQPWSEEMQPLCYWHDEPVALLVENTPGDGWIDGRQWLGDLPASWFSLLSTALQVGAWLENHRFCGRCGEKATKLEAEFAMHCHACGHRNYPRISPCIITLVTCGEAMLLARSPRFPPGRYSTLAGFIEPGESAEEAVHREVFEEVGVHVDQLRYHQSQAWPFPHSLMFGFFAEATTRRIHIDGVEISDAAWFSPRQLPALPPPYSISRELIETHLARWRN
- the dnaQ gene encoding DNA polymerase III subunit epsilon; protein product: MRQVILDTETTGIDPKDGHRLVEIGAVEMINRRFTGRSYHQYINPERHIDAEVVAVHGIDDAKVANEPVFAEIADAFWAFIEGAELVIHNAPFDVGFIDHELTMLNQRRKAPVLGPVREHCRILDTLVMAREMHPGQRNNLDALCKRYDIDNGHRVLHGALLDAEILADVYLAMTGGQTALTLDAEASNKQQERQASQGLSVERLSLSPGQLRVIRPTVDEHAAHQAKCQAHKLRWFEELRADA
- the rnhA gene encoding ribonuclease HI, which codes for MSKQAAEGLPRVTIYTDGACRGNPGPGGWGVVLSSGQHEKTLKGYEAETTNNRMELMAAIMALRTLNKPCEVSLWTDSQYVRQGITQWIHNWIKRGWKTAAKQSVKNAELWKTLHEETQRHNVDWHWVKGHSGHPGNERADALANEAIDEHQRSTTCAK